CTCCAGCATCGTCCGCTGCACCTCACTGTCCCCTCCAGAACCCCCCTCCAGCCGTGAGGAGCCAATGGAGTCAATTTCGTCCATGAAGATGATAGACGGAGCGTGTTCTCGCGCCATGACAAACAGCTCCCTCACCATCCTTGCCCCTGTGCAGAGGCCAAGCTGGCGTTACGGAGGCAATGAGCTCTCTACCCTCACCTCCACCCCCTTACTTCTGCTTGGTTTTCATGTTTCTGCCCATAGTTACCTTCCCCAATGAATTTCTGTACCAATTCAGAGCCAGAAACGCGAATAAAGGTGCAGTCTGTATGATGAGCCACAGCCCGGGCCAACAGTGTCTTCCCAGTGCCTGGGGGTCCATAAAGCAGCACCCCCTAGAGAGGAAGAGCAGGACTCAGAGCAGAAGCCAGTCCCATTACACTAGGGAACATGTATCAAGTGCTCACTCTGGGCTATAGCCTGTGCTCGATGCCAGGGGTATAAAACATGAACTTTGAGGTCCTTCctagtgcttttctctgagcttCTGCAGTACCCTGGCAGGGCTCCTCTGAGCCCCTCTTCCCTGAGGAGGGCCAGCGCAAGTGGGGTCTCCTTAGAGAGGAATGACAGCTCCTCTGGGGCAGGACGTGCTGGTAACAGCGTGACCCTTCCACACAACTCTCGCTTCTCACCTTGGGCTGCGCAATGCCCAGCGCTTCAAAGAGCTCGGGATGCTTGACAGGCAGCTCGATCACTTCTTTGATCTCCTTAATCTGCTTGTCCAGTCCGCCGATCATCTCATAGGTTGAATCTGGCACCTTTTCCACCATCATCAGGGACACCAGTGGGTCTACCTTGTTGGGCAAGATCTTGTGCAGAGTGTAGCTGTCGTTCCTTAGAGCCACCCGGCAATTGGGTGTCACCTGGGCAAGGGGAGAGTTAGGAAGTGACGTGGCAAGAGCTgagcccaacctcccacctcaCCTGCTGCACTCACGTCGTTGATGTCGATGTTCTTGTCCACATCTACAACAAACTTGCCTTCTGGATGCACCTAAAGAAACGAGGGCTCGTGACCTTTCCTGACCGTCACCAAACCCATCCACCTCGCCCAGGAAGACCCATGAGCCCTAAAATAACAGAACAGTGTCCTGGCAAGACTACACACAGAAGCATGAGAATGCACAGGGCATTGGGCTGCTCCCTGGAGGCCATGGTGCCTTTACCTTAACCAACACTTTTTTCTTATCCATGGCCCGGACTACTTCCCCCACGTAGGAGCCCTGTTCCTGCAGCAGCTGGAGCTCTTCCCGCAGTAAGCGAACTGGATGGGAAACAGACATAATGGTCACCCAGCTTCTCTGGTGTCCCTTCTCCTACAGACTCAATTCAACAGGCATGAATGAAGCACGTTCTGAACTTTTAGAAGAACATAAGGTCAAAATTTAAGTCTCTAAAGGGATTACAATGTAGCTCGGAAGAGACATGCATGTGAACAGCCAAGTAACAGTGCAAAGCATAGCCTCAGACTCTATGAGAAATAAGCACCGAACGTGAAGTCTCAGTTTAGGGAGATTTGAACAGTTAGACCTTGGACAGACTGTCCACATGCAACCTTCCCATCTTTGCCTCCTCACCTTTTGCATTAAGCTCATTCCTCTGTGCCTGCAGCCTCCGGAGATTTTGGCTCTTATCATTTACAATCAGCTATGGAGAACAAGAAACAGAGCAGAAAACACTAGGAGGTTAATTAAGCTCTTGGCCAAGATCCTCACAGGCTGGTATGAGCTGAGTGACAAGAGCACAGGGCACCTGCACGTTCGATTGTCCAGTAGGATCCTAAGGACTCTGTCCTTACTTCCAAGAGTCTGGGGCCTAgggcagccatcaaaaaagtcTAGTTGTCCTAACACACTGCTCCAGGAATAATAAGCCTTAACGGAGAAAACTTAAGCTGCCACACGTAGTCAGTTTCTTGTGAGGCAATGACATGCTTGGCACTGCTGCCAAATTAACAGGTAGGTAAAACTAAGGGAAGCCACTTAAAACGTCAAGATCTGTTACCAAACTGTAAGCAAATATAGCATTACCTGCCCTGCCTCTCTTCTGGACTACTGTGGAGGACAAATGACACCACATGTAAGAGcacttaaaaaatgataaacctTATATGATAGCTGCAAATGTACCAGGAATTTAGAAAATGTCCTTGGGACTTTCCTTCCTCCAATGTATGTATTTTCCTTATTGCTAGAGTCCCTGCTCCCTCTTTAGGCTGGAGCACTGCGCTGCCCAACTCCTTTTCACTAAGTCCCAAGAAATCAGCATTATACAGACTGGGCAGTTCTGTCTGCCTTCCCACTCTCACCCTGCTCCAACCAGAGTGGGCTAAATCTCAAGAGAACCTTCGTGCTCCCTTAAAAACCAACTCTCACATTCAGACTACTTCTAGACAGAATGGCATTTGGCTAAGAGTACCTTTTAGGCTAAAAGTTAAAGTTTTCACGATGTCTAATAAACTTCGAAGACTTTTTACCTTCAAAGGGATGGGAGTTGAGAAAAACAAGAGACTTAACTTCATATACTTCCTATAGCTAGCAGTTATTCTTTTATTGCGCCCCCCAGTGGAACTAAATGGATTTGTAGAAACACACTCCATCAATCCTTCATCCCTCCTCTAGCTACCTGTGGACCTCGAGTCCGTCCTCACCTGGAGTTCTTCGATCTTGGACAGGTAATACTGGCGGAGTCCactgcctgccttcccctcttccAGCTCCATCTGAAAACACAGTGTAATTATAAAACAGGCCAAcaaattttcaagggaaaaacCCACTTGCAGCTTGGGCTTTAGAGGAATGATCTGGGTTCGAATGCCTCAGTCCATCTCTAACTCACTCCACTTCCCCGTGACTAAACTAAAAGCAGAATGAGAATGCCGCCTACCTCCCAAGACTTCCAGGAGAACCGAGAGACAACATACACGAGAGCGCTTTGTACATACACGATTGTACATACACGATTCAAGCGCTATAAAAACCCGAGGTATCACTGTTAGAGGTGGAGCCACCTGGAGGAACGGGGCCTTACGTCCGGCGACTCGCCGACGAGCCGGTTCCAGTTCCCATCGTTCCCCTCACTCCCTCCGCTTCCACAGAGTCTTCTTCTCCCGGCCCTGCTCTGACCCGCCGGGGGCGGCGCTGACACAGCAGATCCGGTCCTAGGCACGGCCCAGTCTGGATTGGCCCACCCACCCCCGACCCCTCCAACCCACCCGACCCTGCTGCCCCGGCCGGCGGGCCACCTCAGATCACGCCTGCTTCGCATCGAGCCCCCATCCCCGCCCGGCCGCTGCAGCCGCCATACCTGCTCCGGTCCGTCAAGCGCCATCTTTCCTTTCTCACGTAGAC
This region of Mustela lutreola isolate mMusLut2 chromosome 15, mMusLut2.pri, whole genome shotgun sequence genomic DNA includes:
- the PSMC5 gene encoding 26S proteasome regulatory subunit 8 isoform X2; its protein translation is MELEEGKAGSGLRQYYLSKIEELQLIVNDKSQNLRRLQAQRNELNAKVRLLREELQLLQEQGSYVGEVVRAMDKKKVLVKVHPEGKFVVDVDKNIDINDVTPNCRVALRNDSYTLHKILPNKVDPLVSLMMVEKVPDSTYEMIGGLDKQIKEIKEVIELPVKHPELFEALGIAQPKGVLLYGPPGTGKTLLARAVAHHTDCTFIRVSGSELVQKFIGEGARMVRELFVMAREHAPSIIFMDEIDSIGSSRLEGGSGGDSEVQRTMLELLNQLDGFEATKNIKVIMATNRIDILDSALLRPGRIDRKIEFPPPNEEARLDILKIHSRKMNLTRGINLRKIAELMPGASGAEVKGVCTEAGMYALRERRVHVTQEDFEMAVAKVMQKDSEKNMSIKKLWK
- the PSMC5 gene encoding 26S proteasome regulatory subunit 8 isoform X1; this encodes MALDGPEQMELEEGKAGSGLRQYYLSKIEELQLIVNDKSQNLRRLQAQRNELNAKVRLLREELQLLQEQGSYVGEVVRAMDKKKVLVKVHPEGKFVVDVDKNIDINDVTPNCRVALRNDSYTLHKILPNKVDPLVSLMMVEKVPDSTYEMIGGLDKQIKEIKEVIELPVKHPELFEALGIAQPKGVLLYGPPGTGKTLLARAVAHHTDCTFIRVSGSELVQKFIGEGARMVRELFVMAREHAPSIIFMDEIDSIGSSRLEGGSGGDSEVQRTMLELLNQLDGFEATKNIKVIMATNRIDILDSALLRPGRIDRKIEFPPPNEEARLDILKIHSRKMNLTRGINLRKIAELMPGASGAEVKGVCTEAGMYALRERRVHVTQEDFEMAVAKVMQKDSEKNMSIKKLWK